A window from Cinclus cinclus chromosome 4, bCinCin1.1, whole genome shotgun sequence encodes these proteins:
- the LRRC17 gene encoding leucine-rich repeat-containing protein 17 codes for MQVVTIILLLLLCNASDCRRTRNRSLRNNERENILRRASGTVKRNARGLTCDIYTYLHEKYLDCQERKLVFLAPDWPEDIKHMLLARNRIRKLKNNMFSKYKVLKSLDLQQNDISKIESEAFYGLDKLTTLLLQHNQIKILSEEIFIYTPSLNYLRLYDNPWHCSCELETLVTMLQVPTNRNLGNYAKCVHPIELKNQKLKQIKADQLCSEEDRQDPKNIKREKPEPVKPEFDSSLCHMYVFPVTTLNCKRKDLKKVPGNIPPDIAKLDLSNNKIRQLRAKEFEDVSELKILNLNSNGIAYIDPAAFSGLNNLEELDLSNNSLQNFEYGVLEDLYFLKILWLRENPWRCDYNIHYLFYWLKHHYNVHYNGLECKMPEEYKGWSVGKYVRSYYEECPKDKLPIYPETFDLDKDDEEWERHKEQTVQTVKKQGVIVTVIG; via the exons ATGCAAGTAGTAACTATTATATTACTACTTCTTCTTTGTAATGCATCTGACTGTAGGAGGACAAGAAATAGGAGTTTGAGAAAcaatgaaagggaaaatatcTTAAGGAGAGCATCAGGCACTGTTAAGCGCAATGCCCGAGGCCTAACATGTGATATTTACACTTATCTTCATGAGAAATACTTAGATTGTCAGGAAAGAAAGTTGGTTTTTCTGGCACCTGATTGGCCAGAGGATATAAAACACATGTTGTTAGCAAGAAACAGGATTCGTAAATTAAAGAACAATATGTTTTCCAAGTATAAAGTACTGAAAAGTCTGGATTTACAACAGAATGACATATCAAAAATTGAGAGTGAGGCCTTTTATGGTTTGGATAAACTTACCACACTTTTACTTCAGCATAACCAAATTAAGATTTTATCTGaggagatttttatttatacTCCCAGTCTAAACTACCTACGACTCTATGACaatccctggcactgcagctgtgaACTGGAAACTCTTGTTACAATGCTACAGGTTCCAACaaacaggaatttgggaaattaTGCCAAATGTGTGCACCCAAtagaactgaaaaatcaaaagtTAAAGCAGATAAAAGCTGACCAGCTATGTAGTGAAGAGGACAGGCAGGATCCCAAAAACATAAAAAGGGAGAAGCCTGAACCTGTCAAACCAGAATTTGATTCCTCTTTGTGCCACATGTATGTGTTTCCTGTGACAACTCtgaactgcaaaagaaaag atttaAAGAAAGTTCCAGGAAATATACCTCCAGATATAGCTAAACTTGATTTGTCCAACAACAAAATTAGACAGCTACGAGCCAAGGAGTTTGAAGATGTCAGTGAACTGAAGATATTAAATCTAAACAGTAATGGAATAGCATACATTGATCCTg CTGCTTTTTCAGGCCTCAATAACTTAGAGGAGCTGGATCTATCAAACAACAGCTTGCAGAATTTTGAATATGGAGTACTGGAAGATCTTTACTTTCTGAAAATACTGTGGCTGAGAGAGAATCCTTGGAGATGTGATTATAACATACATTATCTTTTCTACTGGCTGAAGCATCACTACAATGTTCACTACAATGGCCTAGAGTGCAAAATGCCTGAGGAATACAAAGGATGGTCTGTTGGAAAATATGTTCGAAGTTATTATGAGGAGTGCCCAAAAGACAAGCTTCCCATTTATCCAGAAACTTTTGATCTGGACAAAGATGACGAGGAATGGGAACGACACAAAGAGCAAACAGTTCAGACAGTAAAGAAGCAAGGTGTAATTGTCACCGTGATAGGCTAA